The following proteins are co-located in the Apium graveolens cultivar Ventura chromosome 5, ASM990537v1, whole genome shotgun sequence genome:
- the LOC141659517 gene encoding protein SCAR2-like isoform X3 has translation MITATRGHGLMVRVKQLEADFPVIEKAFLSQRSPSAFYSNPGAGWHPSLRTNQNLITGGDLPRFIMDSYEECRGPPRLFLLDKFDVAGAGACLKRYTNPSFFKVGASIYVRSSAEVQKEKRSRKSKQKKGSRLRNAGNPEVLPASHAKLQQLFLEDRVENGVTDSARLVKLKRLNRHPFGSETGKSFMEKFISVSSPEDKVVHEVTYGSLAPELSTASASGTGVSYLKESTSVERTVLTPFVDEVSEHLRRRELSLVTKHYPLEVVEEKEIAVNGERKPDASEDDNQSDDVASEVDTYMDALATMEPEIETDTDVRSRYDNGFVDMENQATDCDVNEELLQVQSSDSPSTGNSNGSEDGNDSVKKGSSSFSYSDTESTAAENVPVDVFDAAKVSPSTKFCEDEVTVILMKKHSPSVELLEAQDYQLPKLDVSDDISNEVTNLPSYGSYSGDHCSSVLIPDSVLTRIPLDDGIARGTSAGAQTVRISSNHDELDTKSIQIKENSRSRGNNIPWTSRHSNVPSKTKVDEPTTRTASSENHTVEILDGDLSVLPSASIHISENIREVIPKKHDNECSLYNSFEVEYEGDIFTEDLIEKQISPRHSVISHADIKPSVPAFLDSETSNTVLQPEVLDPVDNVSSSTKSITVNSNIASNNCHMSSVAEQQEAEWTEDVPEISIVAASDSSYEEETPTSILPEAYSGETDEIASSISLVGSEATAVMIESDHLYSGGFRSCTGFPLPSKVADGGLVEVPSGVNLDDTEAAALAIFLGPLNITGPESLTDEKQTEVCQLENIIATAIVANHDSEADKVNSISKQPLQAEDNHCVQFPDQYGSEVYDKILPLNYNESVKQTAEVHQETAPPDLNSVWSESEIDIGDHSNTEMVSYVPVSRSQTVETTVLSSSSIYCVQSSQPVSSGENNLHEHSGDTSPVSTHHFPEVSTLSKPELNLQTSQFNIEPQHVVASKPKEVSQSEQLSCSNYPGEGSSDTYSEPCFVASKSVPVNLQADGLAVKSLYGDKENFVVSSKLAINHVDHGGNFITSPRPLSMTPTSELSQPGGHEVDISEQPRDELSAISLGFLSIPELPQVRLPEMPPLPPLPPVQWRTGRVQQHSSLPSDRDSVQNNFGLFQPMFPSKASNNTQMGNLMNRNDFLAPVPVVPLLDIKDKDHQHAYEHLLGTTSPLSIQMPLTSNNRSRDVPTSGSISNTDPCLTMLSTDNESPCHHMHAGEPGSMLSSVTPSSTVTGADASNFSGSVPGHPSSQMQQEICQEPELIKFSDTNFPQPTVADEHLKDVCTTLECETVTSTSNSLYPATEAGIQNGNWPMKLPRPRSPLIDAVAAHDKSMLRKVTERSRPEVQKVEERDSLLEQIRAKSFNLKPAVLTRPSIQGPKANLRVAAILEKANTIRQAFAGSDEDEDSWSDS, from the exons ATGATAACAGCTACAAGAGGCCATGGTTTGATGGTTCGCGTAAAACAGCTTGAGGCAGATTTTCCTGTGATAGAGAAGGCATTTCTGTCACAAAGGAGTCCCTCGGCTTTCTATTCTAATCCAG GTGCTGGCTGGCATCCTAGTCTGCGGACTAATCAAAATCTGATCACCGGGGGAGACCTGCCAAGATTTATCATGGATTCTTATGAAGAGTGTCGCGGACCTCCTCGCTTGTTTCTTCTTGACAA ATTTGATGTTGCTGGTGCTGGAGCATGTTTAAAGCGGTACACAAATCCATCATTCTTTAAAGTGGGAGCATCAATCTATGTGCGTTCGAGTGCAGAAGTTCAGAAGGAAAAAAGATCTCGTAAATCCAAG CAGAAGAAAGGTTCACGTTTGAGGAATGCTGGAAATCCAGAGGTCTTACCAGCATCTCATGCCAA ACTCCAACAGCTATTTTTAGAGGATCGTGTCGAGAATGGCGTCACCGACTCTGCACGTCTTGTGAAACTGAAGAGGTTAAATAGGCATCCATTTGGCTCAGAAACTGGGAAAAGTTTTATGGAAAAGTTTATTAGTGTGTCTTCACCCGAGGATAAAGTCGTTCATGAAGTCACTTATGGTTCCTTGGCACCTGAATTGTCAACTGCTAGTGCGTCAGGAACTGGAGTAAGTTATCTGAAAGAATCAACGAGTGTGGAGAGGACTGTACTAACACCATTTGTGGATGAGGTAAGTGAGCATCTCCGACGTAGGGAACTTTCTTTGGTGACCAAGCATTATCCTCTTGAGGTGGTTGAGGAAAAAGAGATAGCCGTGAACGGAGAAAGAAAACCTGATGCCAGTGAGGATGATAACCAGTCAGATGATGTTGCAAGTGAAGTAGATACTTACATGGATGCCCTTGCTACCATGGAGCCAGAAATTGAGACGGACACTGATGTCAGATCCAGATATGATAATGGCTTTGTGGATATGGAAAATCAGGCGACAGATTGTGATGTTAATGAAGAACTGCTTCAGGTTCAATCTTCGGATTCTCCGTCAACTGGAAACTCAAATGGATCAGAAGATGGGAATGATTCAGTGAAAAAGGGATCATCTAGTTTTTCGTATTCTGATACTGAAAGCACTGCAGCTGAGAATGTGCCAGTAGATGTTTTTGATGCAGCTAAAGTGTCACCATCTACTAAATTTTGTGAAGATGAGGTTACTGTTATATTGATGAAAAAGCATTCTCCAAGTGTGGAGCTTTTAGAGGCTCAGGATTATCAACTTCCAAAGCTTGATGTTTCTGATGATATATCTAATGAGGTAACTAATTTGCCAAGTTATGGGTCTTATTCTGGAGATCATTGTTCTAGTGTGCTGATTCCAGATTCAGTTCTGACACGTATACCTCTGGATGATGGGATAGCTAGAGGCACATCAGCTGGAGCACAAACAGTTAGAATATCCTCCAACCATGATGAACTAGACACCAAATCTATCCAAATTAAAGAAAATAGCAGAAGTCGAGGCAATAATATACCTTGGACATCTAGACACTCTAATGTTCCTTCAAAAacaaaagttgatgaaccaacgACACGCACAGCATCTTCTGAAAACCATACTGTGGAAATCTTAGATGGTGATCTAAGTGTTCTTCCTAGCGCTTCAATCCATATTTCTGAAAACATTCGTGAGGTAATTCCCAAGAAACACGACAATGAATGTTCGTTGTATAATTCGTTTGAAGTAGAATATGAAGGAGATATATTTACCGAAGATTTGATAGAGAAACAAATAAGTCCTCGGCATTCAGTTATTTCACATGCAGACATTAAGCCTTCTGTACCAGCCTTTTTGGATTCTGAAACAAGTAACACAGTTCTGCAGCCTGAGGTTCTTGATCCTGTAGATAATGTGTCTTCATCAACTAAGTCGATAACTGTTAACTCTAATATTGCATCCAATAATTGTCATATGTCTTCAGTTGCAGAGCAACAGGAAGCAGAATGGACAGAGGATGTTCCTGAAATATCTATTGTTGCAGCTTCTGATTCTTCTTATGAAGAAGAAACCCCTACTAGCATTCTTCCTGAAGCTTACAGTGGTGAGACAGATGAAATTGCCAGCAGCATTAGTTTGGTAGGAAGTGAAGCTACTGCAGTTATGATTGAATCCGATCACTTGTACTCTGGAGGTTTTAGATCTTGCACTGGTTTTCCTCTTCCCAGCAAAGTGGCTGATGGTGGATTGGTTGAAGTTCCCTCCGGTGTGAATTTGGACGATACTGAAGCTGCTGCACTTGCAATTTTCTTGGGTCCCCTGAACATTACAGGTCCTGAATCACTCACCGATGAAAAACAAACTGAAGTGTGTCAATTAGAGAACATTATTGCCACCGCCATTGTTGCAAATCATGATAGTGAGGCTGACAAAGTTAATTCTATATCTAAACAACCTTTGCAGGCAGAAGATAATCACTGTGTTCAGTTTCCAGATCAGTATGGATCTGAAGTCTATGACAAAATTCTTCCACTGAACTATAATGAATCAGTTAAGCAAACAGCAGAGGTTCATCAGGAAACTGCACCACCGGATTTAAACTCTGTTTGGTCTGAGTCTGAGATAGACATTGGTGATCATTCAAACACTGAAATGGTTAGTTATGTTCCTGTATCGAGGTCGCAAACTGTTGAAACCACTGTGCTTTCATCTTCTTCAATTTACTGTGTCCAGAGTTCACAACCAGTTTCTTCTGGGGAGAATAATTTGCATGAGCATTCTGGTGATACTTCGCCTGTATCAACACATCACTTTCCTGAGGTAAGCACTCTTTCTAAACCAGAGCTCAACCTACAGACTTCTCAATTTAATATTGAACCCCAGCATGTGGTTGCATCAAAACCCAAGGAAGTATCTCAGTCGGAACAGTTAAGCTGTTCAAATTACCCGGGTGAAGGAAGCAGTGATACTTATTCTGAACCTTGTTTTGTTGCTAGTAAGTCTGTTCCAGTAAACTTACAGGCTGATGGCCTTGCTGTGAAGAGTCTGTATGGTGATAAAGAAAACTTTGTAGTGTCATCCAAGTTAGCCATAAATCATGTTGATCACGGAGGAAATTTTATTACTTCTCCAAGGCCATTGTCAATGACCCCTACATCAGAACTCTCTCAACCCGGAGGCCATGAGGTTGACATCTCTGAACAACCTAGGGATGAATTAAGTGCAATCAGTTTGGGCTTTCTTTCGATTCCTGAATTACCTCAAGTTAGGTTGCCTGAAATGCCTCCCCTGCCACCTCTACCTCCAGTGCAGTGGAGGACAGGGAGGGTTCAGCAACATTCTTCCCTGCCTTCAGATAGGGACTCGGTGCAAAATAATTTTGGCCTGTTTCAACCAATGTTTCCATCTAAAGCCAGCAATAACACTCAAATGGGTAATTTAATGAATAGAAATGATTTCCTGGCTCCAGTGCCAGTTGTGCCACTGCTTGATATTAAAGATAAGGACCATCAACATGCTTATGAGCACTTGCTGGGAACTACGAGTCCACTGTCAATCCAAATGCCACTTACCTCTAATAATAGAAGCAGAGATGTTCCAACTTCTGGTAGCATATCTAACACAGACCCATGCTTAACAATGCTTTCTACAGATAATGAGAGCCCTTGTCACCATATGCATGCTGGAGAACCAGGAAGTATGCTGTCTAGTGTTACTCCATCTTCAACTGTAACTGGTGCAGATGCATCAAATTTTTCTGGATCTGTACCAGGTCATCCTTCAAGTCAAATGCAACAGGAAATATGTCAAGAACCTGAGCTGATAAAGTTTTCTGACACAAATTTTCCACAACCAACAGTAGCAGATGAACATCTTAAGGACGTTTGCACAACTTTGGAATGTGAAACTGTAACGTCGACGAGTAACTCCTTGTATCCAGCTACTGAAGCTGGAATACAGAATGGAAATTGGCCTATGAAGCTTCCGCGGCCTCGTAGTCCCCTCATTGATGCTGTTGCTGCTCATGACAAGAGCATG TTGAGGAAGGTGACGGAACGGTCTCGGCCTGAGGTACAGAAGGTAGAAGAAAGAGATAGTCTGTTAGAACAAATACGCGCCAAG TCATTCAATTTGAAACCTGCAGTACTGACAAGACCAAGCATTCAGGGTCCTAAAGCAAATTTAAGAGTTGCAGCCATTTTGGAGAAAGCAAATACTATTCGCCAG GCATTTGCTGGTAGCGATGAGGATGAAGATAGTTGGAGTGATTCATGA
- the LOC141659517 gene encoding protein SCAR2-like isoform X4 — translation MDSYEECRGPPRLFLLDKFDVAGAGACLKRYTNPSFFKVGASIYVRSSAEVQKEKRSRKSKQKKGSRLRNAGNPEVLPASHAKLQQLFLEDRVENGVTDSARLVKLKRLNRHPFGSETGKSFMEKFISVSSPEDKVVHEVTYGSLAPELSTASASGTGVSYLKESTSVERTVLTPFVDEVSEHLRRRELSLVTKHYPLEVVEEKEIAVNGERKPDASEDDNQSDDVASEVDTYMDALATMEPEIETDTDVRSRYDNGFVDMENQATDCDVNEELLQVQSSDSPSTGNSNGSEDGNDSVKKGSSSFSYSDTESTAAENVPVDVFDAAKVSPSTKFCEDEVTVILMKKHSPSVELLEAQDYQLPKLDVSDDISNEVTNLPSYGSYSGDHCSSVLIPDSVLTRIPLDDGIARGTSAGAQTVRISSNHDELDTKSIQIKENSRSRGNNIPWTSRHSNVPSKTKVDEPTTRTASSENHTVEILDGDLSVLPSASIHISENIREVIPKKHDNECSLYNSFEVEYEGDIFTEDLIEKQISPRHSVISHADIKPSVPAFLDSETSNTVLQPEVLDPVDNVSSSTKSITVNSNIASNNCHMSSVAEQQEAEWTEDVPEISIVAASDSSYEEETPTSILPEAYSGETDEIASSISLVGSEATAVMIESDHLYSGGFRSCTGFPLPSKVADGGLVEVPSGVNLDDTEAAALAIFLGPLNITGPESLTDEKQTEVCQLENIIATAIVANHDSEADKVNSISKQPLQAEDNHCVQFPDQYGSEVYDKILPLNYNESVKQTAEVHQETAPPDLNSVWSESEIDIGDHSNTEMVSYVPVSRSQTVETTVLSSSSIYCVQSSQPVSSGENNLHEHSGDTSPVSTHHFPEVSTLSKPELNLQTSQFNIEPQHVVASKPKEVSQSEQLSCSNYPGEGSSDTYSEPCFVASKSVPVNLQADGLAVKSLYGDKENFVVSSKLAINHVDHGGNFITSPRPLSMTPTSELSQPGGHEVDISEQPRDELSAISLGFLSIPELPQVRLPEMPPLPPLPPVQWRTGRVQQHSSLPSDRDSVQNNFGLFQPMFPSKASNNTQMGNLMNRNDFLAPVPVVPLLDIKDKDHQHAYEHLLGTTSPLSIQMPLTSNNRSRDVPTSGSISNTDPCLTMLSTDNESPCHHMHAGEPGSMLSSVTPSSTVTGADASNFSGSVPGHPSSQMQQEICQEPELIKFSDTNFPQPTVADEHLKDVCTTLECETVTSTSNSLYPATEAGIQNGNWPMKLPRPRSPLIDAVAAHDKSMLRKVTERSRPEVQKVEERDSLLEQIRAKSFNLKPAVLTRPSIQGPKANLRVAAILEKANTIRQAFAGSDEDEDSWSDS, via the exons ATGGATTCTTATGAAGAGTGTCGCGGACCTCCTCGCTTGTTTCTTCTTGACAA ATTTGATGTTGCTGGTGCTGGAGCATGTTTAAAGCGGTACACAAATCCATCATTCTTTAAAGTGGGAGCATCAATCTATGTGCGTTCGAGTGCAGAAGTTCAGAAGGAAAAAAGATCTCGTAAATCCAAG CAGAAGAAAGGTTCACGTTTGAGGAATGCTGGAAATCCAGAGGTCTTACCAGCATCTCATGCCAA ACTCCAACAGCTATTTTTAGAGGATCGTGTCGAGAATGGCGTCACCGACTCTGCACGTCTTGTGAAACTGAAGAGGTTAAATAGGCATCCATTTGGCTCAGAAACTGGGAAAAGTTTTATGGAAAAGTTTATTAGTGTGTCTTCACCCGAGGATAAAGTCGTTCATGAAGTCACTTATGGTTCCTTGGCACCTGAATTGTCAACTGCTAGTGCGTCAGGAACTGGAGTAAGTTATCTGAAAGAATCAACGAGTGTGGAGAGGACTGTACTAACACCATTTGTGGATGAGGTAAGTGAGCATCTCCGACGTAGGGAACTTTCTTTGGTGACCAAGCATTATCCTCTTGAGGTGGTTGAGGAAAAAGAGATAGCCGTGAACGGAGAAAGAAAACCTGATGCCAGTGAGGATGATAACCAGTCAGATGATGTTGCAAGTGAAGTAGATACTTACATGGATGCCCTTGCTACCATGGAGCCAGAAATTGAGACGGACACTGATGTCAGATCCAGATATGATAATGGCTTTGTGGATATGGAAAATCAGGCGACAGATTGTGATGTTAATGAAGAACTGCTTCAGGTTCAATCTTCGGATTCTCCGTCAACTGGAAACTCAAATGGATCAGAAGATGGGAATGATTCAGTGAAAAAGGGATCATCTAGTTTTTCGTATTCTGATACTGAAAGCACTGCAGCTGAGAATGTGCCAGTAGATGTTTTTGATGCAGCTAAAGTGTCACCATCTACTAAATTTTGTGAAGATGAGGTTACTGTTATATTGATGAAAAAGCATTCTCCAAGTGTGGAGCTTTTAGAGGCTCAGGATTATCAACTTCCAAAGCTTGATGTTTCTGATGATATATCTAATGAGGTAACTAATTTGCCAAGTTATGGGTCTTATTCTGGAGATCATTGTTCTAGTGTGCTGATTCCAGATTCAGTTCTGACACGTATACCTCTGGATGATGGGATAGCTAGAGGCACATCAGCTGGAGCACAAACAGTTAGAATATCCTCCAACCATGATGAACTAGACACCAAATCTATCCAAATTAAAGAAAATAGCAGAAGTCGAGGCAATAATATACCTTGGACATCTAGACACTCTAATGTTCCTTCAAAAacaaaagttgatgaaccaacgACACGCACAGCATCTTCTGAAAACCATACTGTGGAAATCTTAGATGGTGATCTAAGTGTTCTTCCTAGCGCTTCAATCCATATTTCTGAAAACATTCGTGAGGTAATTCCCAAGAAACACGACAATGAATGTTCGTTGTATAATTCGTTTGAAGTAGAATATGAAGGAGATATATTTACCGAAGATTTGATAGAGAAACAAATAAGTCCTCGGCATTCAGTTATTTCACATGCAGACATTAAGCCTTCTGTACCAGCCTTTTTGGATTCTGAAACAAGTAACACAGTTCTGCAGCCTGAGGTTCTTGATCCTGTAGATAATGTGTCTTCATCAACTAAGTCGATAACTGTTAACTCTAATATTGCATCCAATAATTGTCATATGTCTTCAGTTGCAGAGCAACAGGAAGCAGAATGGACAGAGGATGTTCCTGAAATATCTATTGTTGCAGCTTCTGATTCTTCTTATGAAGAAGAAACCCCTACTAGCATTCTTCCTGAAGCTTACAGTGGTGAGACAGATGAAATTGCCAGCAGCATTAGTTTGGTAGGAAGTGAAGCTACTGCAGTTATGATTGAATCCGATCACTTGTACTCTGGAGGTTTTAGATCTTGCACTGGTTTTCCTCTTCCCAGCAAAGTGGCTGATGGTGGATTGGTTGAAGTTCCCTCCGGTGTGAATTTGGACGATACTGAAGCTGCTGCACTTGCAATTTTCTTGGGTCCCCTGAACATTACAGGTCCTGAATCACTCACCGATGAAAAACAAACTGAAGTGTGTCAATTAGAGAACATTATTGCCACCGCCATTGTTGCAAATCATGATAGTGAGGCTGACAAAGTTAATTCTATATCTAAACAACCTTTGCAGGCAGAAGATAATCACTGTGTTCAGTTTCCAGATCAGTATGGATCTGAAGTCTATGACAAAATTCTTCCACTGAACTATAATGAATCAGTTAAGCAAACAGCAGAGGTTCATCAGGAAACTGCACCACCGGATTTAAACTCTGTTTGGTCTGAGTCTGAGATAGACATTGGTGATCATTCAAACACTGAAATGGTTAGTTATGTTCCTGTATCGAGGTCGCAAACTGTTGAAACCACTGTGCTTTCATCTTCTTCAATTTACTGTGTCCAGAGTTCACAACCAGTTTCTTCTGGGGAGAATAATTTGCATGAGCATTCTGGTGATACTTCGCCTGTATCAACACATCACTTTCCTGAGGTAAGCACTCTTTCTAAACCAGAGCTCAACCTACAGACTTCTCAATTTAATATTGAACCCCAGCATGTGGTTGCATCAAAACCCAAGGAAGTATCTCAGTCGGAACAGTTAAGCTGTTCAAATTACCCGGGTGAAGGAAGCAGTGATACTTATTCTGAACCTTGTTTTGTTGCTAGTAAGTCTGTTCCAGTAAACTTACAGGCTGATGGCCTTGCTGTGAAGAGTCTGTATGGTGATAAAGAAAACTTTGTAGTGTCATCCAAGTTAGCCATAAATCATGTTGATCACGGAGGAAATTTTATTACTTCTCCAAGGCCATTGTCAATGACCCCTACATCAGAACTCTCTCAACCCGGAGGCCATGAGGTTGACATCTCTGAACAACCTAGGGATGAATTAAGTGCAATCAGTTTGGGCTTTCTTTCGATTCCTGAATTACCTCAAGTTAGGTTGCCTGAAATGCCTCCCCTGCCACCTCTACCTCCAGTGCAGTGGAGGACAGGGAGGGTTCAGCAACATTCTTCCCTGCCTTCAGATAGGGACTCGGTGCAAAATAATTTTGGCCTGTTTCAACCAATGTTTCCATCTAAAGCCAGCAATAACACTCAAATGGGTAATTTAATGAATAGAAATGATTTCCTGGCTCCAGTGCCAGTTGTGCCACTGCTTGATATTAAAGATAAGGACCATCAACATGCTTATGAGCACTTGCTGGGAACTACGAGTCCACTGTCAATCCAAATGCCACTTACCTCTAATAATAGAAGCAGAGATGTTCCAACTTCTGGTAGCATATCTAACACAGACCCATGCTTAACAATGCTTTCTACAGATAATGAGAGCCCTTGTCACCATATGCATGCTGGAGAACCAGGAAGTATGCTGTCTAGTGTTACTCCATCTTCAACTGTAACTGGTGCAGATGCATCAAATTTTTCTGGATCTGTACCAGGTCATCCTTCAAGTCAAATGCAACAGGAAATATGTCAAGAACCTGAGCTGATAAAGTTTTCTGACACAAATTTTCCACAACCAACAGTAGCAGATGAACATCTTAAGGACGTTTGCACAACTTTGGAATGTGAAACTGTAACGTCGACGAGTAACTCCTTGTATCCAGCTACTGAAGCTGGAATACAGAATGGAAATTGGCCTATGAAGCTTCCGCGGCCTCGTAGTCCCCTCATTGATGCTGTTGCTGCTCATGACAAGAGCATG TTGAGGAAGGTGACGGAACGGTCTCGGCCTGAGGTACAGAAGGTAGAAGAAAGAGATAGTCTGTTAGAACAAATACGCGCCAAG TCATTCAATTTGAAACCTGCAGTACTGACAAGACCAAGCATTCAGGGTCCTAAAGCAAATTTAAGAGTTGCAGCCATTTTGGAGAAAGCAAATACTATTCGCCAG GCATTTGCTGGTAGCGATGAGGATGAAGATAGTTGGAGTGATTCATGA